From Lepus europaeus isolate LE1 chromosome 3, mLepTim1.pri, whole genome shotgun sequence, a single genomic window includes:
- the CCDC28A gene encoding coiled-coil domain-containing protein 28A isoform X2: MEERKVKRRSPKSFSAHSTQVVNAKKNAIPVSKSTGFSNPATQSTSQRPKLKRVTKEKAKPQGGEGKGAQPAPIQHSFLTDVSDVQEMERGLLSLLNDFHSGKLQAFGNECSIEQMEHVRGMQEKLARLNLELYGELEELPEDKRKTASDANLDRLLSDLEELNSSIQKLHLADAQDVPNASTS, encoded by the exons ATGGAAGAGCGGAAAGTGAAGAGGAGGAGCCCTAAGTCTTTTAGTGCCCACTCTACTCAGGTTGTTAATGCCAAAAAAAATGCCATTCCGGTTAGTAAAAGCACGGGGTTTTCCAATCCTGCAACACAGTCAACGTCACAGCGACCAAAGTTAAAAAG AGTGACGAAAGAGAAGGCCAAACCCCAGGGTGGAGAAGGGAAAGGTGCTCAGCCAGCCCCGATTCAGCACTCCTTCCTCACAGACGTCTCAGACgtgcaggagatggagagaggcctTCTGAGCCTTTTGAATGACTTCCACTCAGGGAAGCTCCAAGCATTCG GAAATGAATGTTCTATTGAACAGATGGAACATGTTCGCGGAATGCAGGAGAAATTAGCTCGCTTGAATTTGGAGCTCTATGGggagctagaggaacttcctgaggaTAAGAGAAAAACAGCCAGTGATGCCAATCTGGACAGGCTTCTGTCTGAT TTAGAAGAATTGAATTCTTCCAT
- the CCDC28A gene encoding coiled-coil domain-containing protein 28A isoform X3 has translation MEERKVKRRSPKSFSAHSTQVVNAKKNAIPVSKSTGFSNPATQSTSQRPKLKRVTKEKAKPQGGEGKGAQPAPIQHSFLTDVSDVQEMERGLLSLLNDFHSGKLQAFGNECSIEQMEHVRGMQEKLARLNLELYGELEELPEDKRKTASDANLDRLLSDLEELNSSMPCSRPDQEV, from the exons ATGGAAGAGCGGAAAGTGAAGAGGAGGAGCCCTAAGTCTTTTAGTGCCCACTCTACTCAGGTTGTTAATGCCAAAAAAAATGCCATTCCGGTTAGTAAAAGCACGGGGTTTTCCAATCCTGCAACACAGTCAACGTCACAGCGACCAAAGTTAAAAAG AGTGACGAAAGAGAAGGCCAAACCCCAGGGTGGAGAAGGGAAAGGTGCTCAGCCAGCCCCGATTCAGCACTCCTTCCTCACAGACGTCTCAGACgtgcaggagatggagagaggcctTCTGAGCCTTTTGAATGACTTCCACTCAGGGAAGCTCCAAGCATTCG GAAATGAATGTTCTATTGAACAGATGGAACATGTTCGCGGAATGCAGGAGAAATTAGCTCGCTTGAATTTGGAGCTCTATGGggagctagaggaacttcctgaggaTAAGAGAAAAACAGCCAGTGATGCCAATCTGGACAGGCTTCTGTCTGAT TTAGAAGAATTGAATTCTTCCAT
- the CCDC28A gene encoding coiled-coil domain-containing protein 28A isoform X4, with the protein MEERKVKRRSPKSFSAHSTQVVNAKKNAIPVSKSTGFSNPATQSTSQRPKLKRVTKEKAKPQGGEGKGAQPAPIQHSFLTDVSDVQEMERGLLSLLNDFHSGKLQAFGNECSIEQMEHVRGMQEKLARLNLELYGELEELPEDKRKTASDANLDRLLSDPCLSGHPHTS; encoded by the exons ATGGAAGAGCGGAAAGTGAAGAGGAGGAGCCCTAAGTCTTTTAGTGCCCACTCTACTCAGGTTGTTAATGCCAAAAAAAATGCCATTCCGGTTAGTAAAAGCACGGGGTTTTCCAATCCTGCAACACAGTCAACGTCACAGCGACCAAAGTTAAAAAG AGTGACGAAAGAGAAGGCCAAACCCCAGGGTGGAGAAGGGAAAGGTGCTCAGCCAGCCCCGATTCAGCACTCCTTCCTCACAGACGTCTCAGACgtgcaggagatggagagaggcctTCTGAGCCTTTTGAATGACTTCCACTCAGGGAAGCTCCAAGCATTCG GAAATGAATGTTCTATTGAACAGATGGAACATGTTCGCGGAATGCAGGAGAAATTAGCTCGCTTGAATTTGGAGCTCTATGGggagctagaggaacttcctgaggaTAAGAGAAAAACAGCCAGTGATGCCAATCTGGACAGGCTTCTGTCTGAT